The following proteins come from a genomic window of Pirellula staleyi DSM 6068:
- a CDS encoding alpha-amylase family glycosyl hydrolase — MSTIVTENVVSGMGSMPRADGVAFRLWAPHADAVYVTGTFNHWASETHPMVKEKSGYWYADIHEARIGHEYRYRIVSGDKQLLRIDPYARQVTCSVGNAVIHDPHFDWAGDNFRLPPMNEMVIYEMHLGTFHDQEDGKSDKFAEVVQKLDHLQRLGVNVIEVMPLAQFAGHSSWGYNPSCVFAVESNYGGPDGFKRFVKAVHQAGIGVVLDVVYNHFGPSDLDLWQFDGWSENGQGGIYFYNDWRATTPWGMTRPDYGRNEVRQFIRDNVLMWLEEYHVDGLRLDMTLFMHNVRASSDAGGELPDGWSLIQWINREVQQRYPQRIMIAEDLQDNERITKSLDQGGAGFTAQWAARFVHPIRAAVITPDDAQRSLDNVRHAIEGQYNGNPFQRVIYSESHDEIANGKARVASEINPQNPECWAAQKRTTLAAALVLTSPGIPMLFQGQEFLEDGWFQDTVPLDWQKSKDFSGLLRMYGDLIQLRLNRSGTTRGLTGSGIHTFHQNQADCVLAYHRWHQGGPGDDVVVVVNLSHRAHENYELGFPSPGIWRLRLNSDWNGYSHAFSNQACSDINTEAKGNDQSPDRSNSPRDGFLASGLINIGPYSVLVFSQNKPEE, encoded by the coding sequence GTGTCCACAATTGTTACCGAAAACGTTGTCAGCGGTATGGGATCGATGCCTCGAGCCGACGGAGTGGCATTTCGCTTATGGGCGCCCCATGCGGATGCGGTGTACGTAACGGGGACGTTTAACCACTGGGCCTCGGAAACGCATCCGATGGTGAAGGAGAAGAGTGGCTATTGGTACGCCGACATTCATGAGGCGCGGATCGGCCACGAGTACCGATACCGAATCGTCAGCGGCGACAAACAATTACTCCGTATCGATCCCTACGCGCGACAGGTCACTTGCTCTGTGGGGAACGCGGTCATTCACGACCCTCACTTCGATTGGGCTGGCGATAACTTTCGTCTACCTCCAATGAATGAGATGGTGATCTACGAAATGCATTTGGGAACCTTTCACGACCAAGAAGATGGGAAGTCGGACAAGTTTGCTGAAGTGGTGCAGAAGCTAGATCATCTGCAGCGGCTGGGTGTGAATGTGATTGAAGTCATGCCCTTGGCTCAGTTCGCGGGTCACTCGTCGTGGGGATACAACCCTTCATGCGTGTTCGCCGTGGAATCAAACTACGGCGGTCCCGATGGATTTAAACGCTTTGTCAAAGCCGTGCATCAAGCCGGAATCGGCGTGGTTTTAGACGTTGTTTACAACCACTTCGGGCCTAGCGACCTCGATCTGTGGCAGTTCGATGGCTGGAGCGAAAACGGTCAGGGTGGAATCTACTTCTACAACGATTGGCGGGCCACCACTCCCTGGGGTATGACACGCCCTGATTATGGACGCAACGAGGTGCGACAATTCATTCGAGATAATGTTCTGATGTGGCTTGAGGAGTATCACGTCGACGGTCTGCGACTCGACATGACGCTGTTTATGCACAACGTTCGCGCAAGCAGTGACGCTGGCGGGGAATTGCCCGACGGTTGGAGCCTCATTCAGTGGATCAATCGTGAAGTACAGCAGCGCTATCCGCAGCGCATCATGATCGCCGAGGACTTGCAAGACAATGAACGGATCACGAAGTCGCTGGATCAGGGTGGAGCTGGATTCACCGCGCAATGGGCTGCTCGTTTTGTGCACCCGATTCGAGCTGCTGTCATCACGCCTGATGATGCGCAGCGCTCGCTTGATAACGTTCGTCACGCAATCGAAGGTCAGTACAATGGGAATCCTTTTCAGCGGGTGATCTACAGCGAGTCGCACGACGAGATTGCGAATGGTAAAGCACGCGTCGCGTCGGAAATCAATCCGCAGAATCCGGAATGCTGGGCAGCCCAGAAACGGACCACCCTAGCAGCCGCATTGGTGCTGACATCGCCCGGCATCCCGATGCTGTTTCAGGGACAGGAGTTTCTCGAAGACGGCTGGTTTCAGGATACGGTGCCGCTCGATTGGCAGAAGTCCAAAGACTTCAGTGGCCTGTTGAGAATGTATGGTGACTTGATTCAGCTGCGACTCAACCGGTCGGGCACGACGCGCGGTCTTACGGGGTCGGGGATCCATACGTTCCATCAGAATCAGGCCGACTGCGTGCTTGCCTATCATCGGTGGCACCAAGGGGGCCCTGGCGACGACGTGGTGGTCGTTGTGAATCTGTCGCATCGAGCTCACGAGAACTATGAACTCGGATTTCCGTCACCCGGGATTTGGCGGTTGCGGCTCAACAGCGACTGGAATGGCTACAGTCATGCCTTTAGCAATCAGGCTTGCTCCGATATCAACACGGAAGCGAAGGGTAACGACCAATCCCCGGATCGCAGCAACTCACCACGCGATGGCTTCCTGGCTTCGGGATTGATCAACATCGGACCCTATAGTGTGCTGGTGTTTTCGCAAAACAAACCCGAGGAATAA
- a CDS encoding catalase family protein yields MNTANLPLPYSDDVETIPPDEPEDIAQVVAAMEVLLSRSLAKSGQFRPDVHVKTHGYARGEFWVLPNLPAELKQGLFDHDGIYQAVVRFSNAASLAQSDIIPDGRGLAIKVFDVNGEMIPADEQWSPTQDFVMINHPVFFARNVQDYLRLEKVLVQAEGNSLATLQGALTGGDWNPLHWHWRELLTVARIAGQLPAHPVSNTYFSMAPIRFGNFVAKYRAKPAGDNHDSYMKLVQRLGSQTDALRLALEETLRTQQVLFEFQVQLRTSERTMPIEDASVEWPESESPYRTVAHLLLPRQEIELLRQQATYQNLAFNVWHALAAHRPLGGINRARRRAYSLSSAWRRLQFAAQSPEPNYVDPPE; encoded by the coding sequence ATGAACACAGCTAACCTGCCCCTGCCATACTCGGACGACGTTGAGACGATTCCACCCGATGAGCCAGAGGATATCGCGCAGGTGGTCGCTGCCATGGAAGTGCTCCTTTCACGGAGCCTGGCGAAGAGTGGACAGTTTCGCCCCGACGTCCATGTGAAAACACATGGCTACGCGCGAGGGGAGTTTTGGGTCTTGCCGAATCTGCCCGCCGAACTCAAGCAAGGGCTCTTTGATCACGATGGTATCTACCAAGCTGTGGTGCGATTTTCCAACGCTGCCAGCCTCGCTCAATCCGACATTATTCCCGATGGTCGCGGACTGGCAATTAAAGTGTTTGACGTCAACGGCGAAATGATTCCGGCAGATGAGCAGTGGAGCCCAACACAAGATTTCGTGATGATTAATCACCCAGTCTTTTTTGCTCGCAATGTGCAAGACTACCTCCGCTTAGAAAAGGTCCTCGTGCAAGCGGAAGGCAACTCGCTCGCCACCTTGCAAGGCGCCCTCACCGGTGGCGACTGGAATCCCTTGCACTGGCATTGGCGCGAGTTGCTTACAGTCGCCCGGATCGCTGGCCAGCTCCCCGCGCATCCAGTGAGTAACACCTACTTCAGCATGGCCCCGATTCGTTTCGGAAACTTCGTGGCCAAATATCGGGCCAAGCCAGCTGGAGACAATCACGATTCCTACATGAAACTGGTTCAACGATTAGGTTCTCAGACCGACGCCCTACGCTTGGCGCTTGAAGAGACTTTGCGTACGCAGCAGGTGCTGTTCGAGTTCCAGGTGCAGCTCCGGACCTCCGAGCGAACGATGCCAATTGAAGACGCTAGTGTTGAATGGCCGGAAAGCGAATCTCCGTATCGCACGGTCGCTCATCTCTTGCTCCCGCGTCAGGAGATTGAGCTGTTGCGGCAGCAAGCAACCTATCAGAACCTGGCGTTTAACGTTTGGCACGCTTTGGCAGCGCATCGGCCACTCGGAGGTATCAACCGAGCTCGCCGCCGAGCTTATTCGCTATCATCCGCCTGGCGTCGACTGCAATTTGCAGCACAATCGCCCGAGCCGAACTATGTGGATCCGCCCGAGTAA
- the arsA gene encoding arsenical pump-driving ATPase, which translates to MKFLLHPTRNLFFTGKGGVGKTSVACAAAVRLADAGKRVLLVSTDPASNLDEVLGVALENRPTAIPAVPTLYAMNLDPEKSAAAYRERMIGPYRGLLPDAAVKSMEEQFSGSCTLEIAAFDEFSRLLGDPAATSQFDHVIFDTAPTGHTLRLLTLPSAWAGFMEENTTGTSCLGPLAGLQAQQKLYQETVKALGDPQVTTLVLVARAEVSALREAARTSGELAELGVENQHLVVNGVFEALDTSDPYAVALEQRGAVALAATPESLRALPTTIVPLSPSGIVGVESLRLLGTPPSYSPEASTLDSSDRVDDLPLLGELIDDLVAPGHGVILAMGKGGVGKTTVAAAVAVAIAERGYEVHLSTTDPAAHIAAALNNQQLANLTVSRIDPAAETAKYSAEVLSSAGANLDQQGRALLEEDLRSPCTEEIAVFRAFADAVAAGTNKFVVLDTAPTGHTVLLLDSALAYHREVTRQASAMPEAVENLLPRLRDPGFTRVLIVTLAEATPVHEAAALQRDLRRAEIEPFAWVINQVLSPLPLTDPLMKQRQQHEQKYLREVKEVQASRFAIIPWQIEPPIGIQQLRKLTHHDPAVSHS; encoded by the coding sequence ATGAAATTCCTCCTTCATCCGACGCGCAATCTGTTCTTCACCGGCAAAGGGGGCGTCGGCAAAACGTCAGTCGCTTGTGCGGCCGCAGTTCGACTTGCCGATGCAGGTAAACGGGTGCTGCTCGTCTCCACCGACCCAGCATCGAACCTCGACGAAGTGCTGGGCGTCGCACTCGAAAATCGTCCCACTGCCATCCCCGCTGTTCCCACGCTCTATGCGATGAACCTCGATCCCGAAAAGTCGGCGGCCGCATATCGCGAGCGGATGATTGGGCCTTATCGCGGACTACTCCCCGATGCAGCGGTGAAGAGCATGGAAGAGCAATTTTCGGGCTCTTGTACCCTCGAAATCGCTGCGTTTGATGAGTTCTCGCGACTGCTTGGCGATCCAGCTGCCACGTCGCAGTTCGATCATGTCATCTTCGACACCGCACCAACGGGCCATACGCTTCGGCTGCTCACCCTGCCATCGGCATGGGCCGGTTTCATGGAGGAGAACACGACCGGCACTAGCTGTCTCGGTCCGCTCGCCGGTTTGCAGGCTCAGCAGAAACTGTATCAAGAGACGGTGAAAGCCCTTGGCGATCCGCAGGTCACGACGCTTGTTCTCGTAGCCCGCGCTGAAGTGAGCGCGCTGCGTGAAGCAGCTCGCACCAGTGGCGAGCTTGCTGAACTTGGCGTGGAGAATCAGCATCTGGTTGTAAACGGAGTGTTTGAAGCGCTCGATACGAGCGATCCCTATGCCGTCGCGCTCGAGCAACGTGGAGCTGTCGCGCTCGCCGCGACTCCCGAAAGCCTCCGAGCTCTACCGACAACCATCGTGCCACTGAGTCCCAGCGGCATCGTCGGCGTCGAATCGCTTCGTCTACTGGGGACTCCTCCGAGCTATTCACCGGAAGCGTCAACGCTAGACAGTTCGGACCGAGTAGACGACTTGCCACTACTCGGCGAGTTGATTGACGATCTTGTGGCTCCCGGTCACGGCGTGATTCTCGCGATGGGAAAAGGTGGCGTTGGGAAAACGACCGTCGCAGCTGCAGTGGCAGTGGCGATCGCCGAGCGGGGCTATGAAGTCCATCTATCGACAACCGACCCCGCCGCTCATATCGCAGCAGCACTCAACAACCAGCAACTGGCGAACCTAACCGTTAGTCGCATCGACCCTGCAGCAGAAACCGCCAAGTATTCCGCCGAGGTTTTAAGTAGCGCCGGGGCCAATCTCGACCAGCAGGGGAGGGCACTCCTCGAGGAGGACCTCCGCTCGCCGTGCACGGAAGAAATCGCAGTTTTCAGGGCGTTTGCTGATGCTGTGGCCGCTGGCACCAACAAGTTTGTGGTGCTCGACACTGCTCCCACGGGCCACACTGTCTTGCTGCTCGATTCGGCACTCGCCTATCACCGCGAAGTCACTCGGCAGGCGAGTGCTATGCCCGAAGCTGTCGAAAACCTGTTGCCTCGTCTGCGCGATCCCGGTTTCACACGTGTGCTGATTGTCACGCTCGCGGAAGCAACGCCCGTGCATGAAGCAGCAGCCCTGCAGCGAGATTTGCGCCGCGCCGAAATCGAGCCTTTCGCCTGGGTCATCAACCAGGTGCTTAGCCCACTCCCGCTCACCGATCCGCTGATGAAGCAGCGACAGCAACACGAGCAAAAGTACCTGCGCGAGGTGAAGGAAGTGCAAGCCAGCCGCTTCGCAATCATTCCTTGGCAGATCGAGCCCCCGATCGGCATTCAGCAGCTGCGTAAGCTTACGCATCACGATCCCGCTGTTTCTCACTCCTAG
- the arsD gene encoding arsenite efflux transporter metallochaperone ArsD → MTMQIFDKPMCCSTGICGAQVDQTLVRFASDLDWLRRQGVSVDRFNLSQQPQEFVNHEEVRALLGTKGVEALPIIFVEGQIVSQGIYPSRQLLASWAHVSMQEELPMVATGCCTPGGSCC, encoded by the coding sequence ATGACCATGCAAATTTTTGACAAACCGATGTGCTGCTCGACAGGGATCTGCGGGGCACAAGTCGACCAAACACTGGTCCGTTTTGCAAGCGATCTCGATTGGCTTCGCCGCCAAGGTGTGTCGGTCGATCGATTCAATCTGTCGCAACAGCCCCAGGAGTTTGTGAACCACGAAGAGGTCCGCGCTTTACTAGGGACCAAGGGTGTCGAGGCATTGCCCATCATTTTTGTGGAGGGACAGATTGTCAGCCAAGGGATCTACCCGAGCCGACAGCTCCTCGCCAGCTGGGCACACGTTTCAATGCAGGAAGAGCTACCCATGGTCGCCACAGGATGCTGCACACCTGGCGGCAGCTGTTGCTAA
- a CDS encoding metalloregulator ArsR/SmtB family transcription factor — MARRRKPLKCEPVPSNGSSATTQQLKVERLAALAWGLAHPLRIKILQLLAKRETCVCGEIVDEMPVAQSTVSQHLKILKEAGLVQGEIDGPRVCYCINAVSLAELKELIGKL, encoded by the coding sequence ATGGCTCGTCGCCGCAAACCCTTAAAGTGTGAACCAGTTCCGTCGAACGGTAGCAGCGCGACAACGCAGCAGCTGAAGGTCGAACGGCTGGCCGCACTCGCTTGGGGTCTGGCACATCCTTTGCGGATTAAAATTCTGCAACTGCTCGCCAAACGCGAAACGTGTGTGTGCGGCGAGATCGTCGACGAGATGCCGGTCGCCCAGTCGACCGTTTCTCAGCACCTCAAGATCTTGAAAGAAGCGGGGCTCGTGCAAGGTGAAATCGATGGACCGCGTGTCTGCTACTGCATCAACGCCGTATCACTCGCGGAACTCAAAGAGTTAATCGGTAAGTTGTAA